A section of the Styela clava chromosome 9, kaStyClav1.hap1.2, whole genome shotgun sequence genome encodes:
- the LOC120336002 gene encoding general transcription factor II-I repeat domain-containing protein 2-like: MAMESITKKRKIAEEKRKFNIQWTEKYFVTELFGNITCLICNDKISVCKEYNVRRHYVSKHESEYQTFNEERRKTKIEELTKAISSQQANLQKHIVKSGTCTKVSYLIAEKLAKKGKPLIDGELIKECIVIAFNEYCPDKVNLVKEACLSHQTIGRRIDDLGDNIEGILKDKLSACVLYSLALDESIDQSDTAQLVIFIRGIDENFNIIEEMLDLCHIKGTTRGKDIYEIVNLSLDKFNIDRKNIYSITTDGAPALTGQHNGFISLFKESVDHEILSYHCLIHQQQLCAQKLNMKHLMTDLVKAVNFIRSRGLNHRKFKAFLDEVGSEYEDQCSLLAHFFAKIAKHFRNFF; this comes from the coding sequence atggccatggaatctattactaaaaaaaggaaaatagcAGAAGAAAAGAGGAAATTTAATATCCAAtggacggaaaaatattttgtgaccGAGTTATTTGGCAATATAACATGTCTTATATGTAATGATAAGATTAGCGTATGCAAGGAATACAATGTCAGACGTCATTATGTTTCGAAACATGAGTCAGAATATCAGACATTTAATGAAGAAAGAAGAAAAACGAAAATTGAAGAATTGACAAAGGCAATTAGCTCACAACAAGCTAATCTTCAAAAACATATTGTTAAAAGTGGAACATGTACAAAAGTTAGTTACCTTATAGCTGAGAAATTAGCTAAGAAAGGAAAACCTCTTATTGATGGAGAATTAATAAAAGAATGCATTGTTATTGCTTTTAATGAGTACTGTCCAGACAAGGTGAATTTAGTAAAGGAAGCATGTCTATCACATCAGACAATTGGCAGAAGAATTGATGACTTGGGTGATAATATTGAAGGCATACTGAAGGACAAATTATCTGCATGCGTTCTTTACAGTTTAGCGTTGGATGAAAGTATTGACCAAAGTGATACTGCACAATTAGTTATTTTCATTAGAGGaattgatgaaaatttcaatattattgaagAAATGTTGGACTTGTGTCACATAAAGGGCACAACAAGAGGCAAGGACATATATGAGATTGTTAATTTGTCATTAGATaaattcaatattgataggaAAAACATTTATTCAATTACAACTGATGGTGCTCCTGCCCTGACTGGTCAACACAATGGttttattagtttatttaaAGAATCTGTTGATCATGAGATTCTCAGTTACCATTGCTTGATACATCAACAACAATTATGTGCTCAAAAGCTAAATATGAAACATTTGATGACTGATCTTGTCAAGGCTGTTAATTTCATCAGATCACGGGGTTTAAATCATCGCAAATTTAAAGCATTCTTGGACGAAGTTGGCAGTGAATATGAAGAC
- the LOC120331554 gene encoding lysophosphatidylserine lipase ABHD12-like, with the protein MATIFYECMSGIFSSSCYFVIYGFLVYVTIPLIFKIYPKIVFEGLFLNRVCPPVWLLKLNKPDKAYNLKESKNCYVRSSSGSTLGVWHIPPVTQYDTPEVKSGSLQDAEKIIIYCHGNSFHRGFKHRRDLYSEMQKSGFHIIAFDYSGFADSTGQPSPTRVVEDAISVYKWTVKQLQKEDVTIVLWGHSLGTYISTRALSLMYDQKDGTRLPDCLILEAPFTNTYDAADCFPLSKYFYLLYPFMRSQVHKNIKQYDIELRTEKYLPTIKAPVMILHAKDDQRIDIHLGETLYKKTTSDPMTKSPYIRFIRMHEDYGVKHYTAKHPEIRQLVHDFMAEVAKVKGDQEQGSKNRFELIDI; encoded by the exons ATGGCGACAATTTTTTACGAATGCATGAGTGGAATATTCAGTTCATCATGTTATTTTGTGATCTATGGATTCTTGGTTTACGTCACAATTCCGCTGATTTTCAAGATTTATCCAAAAATCGTCTTTGAAGGATTATTTCTCAACAGAGTCTGCCCACCTGTATGGTTACTGAAGCTGAACAAACCAGACAAA GCCTACAATCTTAAAGAGAGCAAGAACTGCTATGTGAGGTCTTCGAGTGGAAGTACTTTAGGCGTTTGGCATATTCCGCCAGTCACTCAGTACGATACTCCAGAGGTCAAATCAGGGTCATTACAAGACGCTGAGAAAATCATCATTTATTGCCATGGCAACTCGTTTCATCGTGGTTTCAAGCATCGAAGAGATTTATATTCAGAGATGCAGAAATCAG GATTCCACATCATAGCTTTTGACTACAGTGGATTTGCGGACTCTACCGGTCAGCCGAGTCCAACAAGAGTCGTGGAAGATGCAATTAGCGTGTATAAGTGGACGGTCAAGCAG CTCCAGAAAGAAGATGTGACAATCGTGCTTTGGGGTCATTCACTCGGCACTTACATCAGCACGAGGGCGCTATCGCTCATGTACGACCAGAAAGATGGCACTCGACTCCCTGACTGTCTGATACTTGAAGCTCCGTTCACGAATACATATGATGCCGCAGACTGCTTCCCACTATCTAag TATTTCTATCTGCTCTATCCCTTCATGAGGTCTCAAGTTCACAAGAATATCAAACAATATGACATTGAGCTCAGGACGGAGAAGTATCTGCCGACAATAAAGGCTCCTGTTATGATCCTACACGCTAAAGATGATCAGAG AATCGACATTCATCTCGGTGAGACTCTGTACAAAAAGACGACCTCTGACCCCATGACAAAATCTCCTTACATTCGTTTCATTCGAATGCACGAGGATTACGGAGTGAAGCACTACACTGCTAAGCACCCTGAGATACGGCAGTTAGTGCATGATTTCATGGCTGAGGTAGCAAAGGTGAAAGGTGATCAGGAACAAGGAAGTAAAAATAGATTTGAATTGAtagatatttaa